A window from Schistosoma haematobium chromosome 1, whole genome shotgun sequence encodes these proteins:
- a CDS encoding hypothetical protein (EggNog:ENOG410VB6E~COG:C) — MSKTDRIKLEQVISGALKGLTGEHAGTYYPLTDMKEEDRKQLVEDHFLFKNDDPVLRDAGGYRDWPVGRGIFHNNSKTFLVWVCEEDHMRIISMQQGGDLASVYKRLIEGINAIGKSMKFAHSDKYGYITCCPSNLGTSMRASVLLKIPKLSSQPKKLDEICAKYMLQARGLYGEHTESPDGTYDISNKRRLGLTELQAAHEMAEGVAKMIEIEKGL, encoded by the exons ATGAGCAAAACTGATCGTATAAAATTAGAGCAAGTTATTTCCGGAGCACTGAAAGGACTTACTGGCGAACATGCTGGGACTTACTATCCATTAACTGATATGAAAGAGGAAGATAGAAAACAACTAGTTGAAGACcatttcttatttaaaaatgatgatCC TGTTTTACGTGATGCCGGTGGGTATCGCGATTGGCCTGTTGGACGTGGAATTTTTCATAACAATTCGAAGACTTTCCTTGTATGGGTTTGCGAAGAAGATCACATGAGAATTATATCAATGCAACAAGGCGGAGATTTAGCTTCTGTTTATAAGCGCTTAATTGAA GGAATTAATGCTATCGGAAAGAGTATGAAGTTTGCACACAGTGATAAATATGGTTACATAACTTGCTGTCCATCAAACTTAGGTACATCAATGCGTGCCAGTGTATTATTAAAGATACCAAAACTTAGTTCTCAACCGAAAAAACTGGATGAAATTTGTGCAAAGTATATGCTTCAAGCTAGAG GTCTCTATGGTGAACATACAGAATCCCCCGATGGTACATATGATATTAGCAATAAGCGCCGTCTTGGTTTAACTGAATTACAAGCAGCTCATGAAATGGCAGAAGGTGTTGCTAAAATGATTGAAATTGAAAAAGGACTATAA